A window of Bacteroidota bacterium contains these coding sequences:
- a CDS encoding DUF1972 domain-containing protein encodes MTKTKVAIIGTAGVPARYGGFETLAHHLVDQLHNDYDLTVYCSSSYYHRDEQVKQFNGARLVYLPLNANGLQSIFYDIISIIHALRYADKLLILGVSGCILLPFIKLFTNKKIIVNIDGMEWRRQKWSYPVRKFLKLSEYCAVKFSDADITDNAAIQRYTAMHYKTLSHMIAYGADHCAAEAISPSNVSRYPFLSSPYAFKVCRIEPENNIHMVLEAFANFSAFPLVMVGNWSNSEYSRGLKKKYSSNSNLILLDPIYDQRELNILRSNCTVYIHGHSAGGTNPSLVEAMYLGLPVFAYDVNFNRATTEGKARYFHSESELLSMLQQVKPEEREALGREMKAIANRRYTWPAIAQRYRFVLNTAFEKRTITPRVASIPVQTALRLGVRHLQQSNVFEERKIAQA; translated from the coding sequence ATGACCAAGACAAAAGTTGCCATTATCGGTACTGCAGGTGTTCCCGCCCGTTACGGCGGATTTGAAACACTGGCGCATCACCTCGTTGATCAGTTGCACAACGATTACGACCTTACCGTCTATTGTAGTTCATCCTACTATCATCGAGATGAGCAGGTAAAACAATTCAATGGCGCCCGCCTGGTATACCTTCCGCTCAACGCGAATGGTCTGCAAAGTATCTTCTATGACATCATTTCCATTATTCACGCGTTGCGTTACGCGGACAAATTATTAATTCTCGGAGTCAGCGGTTGTATTCTTCTTCCATTCATTAAACTGTTTACGAATAAAAAAATCATCGTAAACATCGATGGCATGGAATGGAGACGTCAGAAATGGAGTTATCCGGTACGCAAATTTTTGAAACTGTCTGAATACTGCGCGGTGAAATTTTCCGACGCGGATATCACCGACAACGCGGCAATTCAGCGGTACACTGCCATGCACTACAAAACACTCAGCCACATGATCGCCTATGGAGCGGATCATTGTGCTGCAGAAGCGATCTCTCCTTCCAATGTTTCCCGATATCCATTTCTCAGCAGTCCGTATGCTTTCAAGGTGTGCAGGATAGAGCCGGAGAATAATATTCACATGGTATTGGAAGCCTTCGCGAATTTTTCCGCTTTCCCGCTCGTGATGGTTGGAAACTGGAGCAACAGCGAATACAGCCGTGGTTTAAAGAAAAAATATTCCTCAAATTCAAATCTCATTCTACTGGATCCGATTTATGATCAGCGTGAACTGAATATTCTCCGTTCCAATTGTACTGTGTACATCCATGGACATAGCGCCGGTGGTACAAATCCTTCTCTTGTAGAAGCGATGTATCTCGGATTGCCTGTCTTCGCTTACGATGTGAATTTTAACCGCGCCACAACAGAAGGTAAAGCCCGCTATTTCCATAGCGAATCAGAACTCTTGTCGATGCTGCAACAGGTGAAACCGGAAGAGCGTGAAGCACTGGGCCGTGAGATGAAGGCTATTGCCAACCGTCGGTATACATGGCCGGCGATTGCACAACGTTACAGGTTTGTACTTAATACAGCCTTCGAAAAACGAACCATCACTCCGCGTGTGGCTTCCATTCCGGTGCAGACAGCATTGCGTCTGGGTGTGCGTCACCTTCAGCAAAGCAATGTTTTTGAAGAACGAA